From Oreochromis niloticus isolate F11D_XX linkage group LG14, O_niloticus_UMD_NMBU, whole genome shotgun sequence, one genomic window encodes:
- the treh gene encoding trehalase, with product MCNFEAFCFLSLGLFASVKGAVPPPCDSEIYCTGSILHQVQEAKLFGDDKHFVDMKLRSAPDDVLSAFRNLSSKFPNTSIPPVKLREFLNTSFDQPGTEFESWTPPDWHEKPNFLSGIADDKLREWAEKIHGLWKSLGRKIHSDVKDHPELYSQIYTPHPVVVPGGRFRELYYWDSYWVINGLLLSEMTDTAHGMIQNFLYLVNRYGFVPNGGRIYYERRSQPPFLTLMVESYYQATKDKEFLRAALPVLEVEYQFWMQNRSVDLALNGKEHVLNRYYVEVGLPRPESYTDDLELAEGLTDGKKEQLWMDLNAGAESGWDFTSRWYTADGGDNSGTLRDTRTSQILPADLNALLCRNEKTLASFHRLLGDSDSAAVYDQAAARRLEAIESVLWDAERGAWFDYNLMTRSKNFEFYPSNLGPIWAQCYSQPEMGEKAVQYLKGSGALQFPNGVPTSLRESGQQWDYPNAWPPLQHMLIDGFSKLPSEDAKKLAFDLAQRWIKTNWLAYIKYEAMFEKYDVNGDGKPGGGGEYEVQLGFGWTNGVALQLLDQYGATLTSGGRRVCSGLLLPLVILARIMLQ from the exons ATGTGCAACTTCGAAGCGTTTTGCTTCTTGTCTTTGGGTCTCTTCGCTAGTGTAAAGGGAGCTGTTCCTCCACCGTGTGACAG TGAAATATACTGCACCGGGTCCATCTTGCACCAGGTCCAAGAAGCGAAACTGTTTGGCGATGATAAGCATTTTGTTGACATGAAGCTGAGGTCGGCTCCTG ATGATGTTTTGTCGGCCTTTCGCAACCTTTCAAGCAAATTTCCAAATACATCCATCCCGCCTGTGAAACTGCGGGAGTTTCTCAATACAAGCTTTGATCAACCAGGGACTGAGTTTGAGTCATGGACTCCGCCAGACTGGCATGAGAA GCCAAACTTCCTGAGTGGGATAGCAGATGATAAACTACGCGAGTGGGCAGAAAAGATCCACGGTCTGTGGAAGTCTCTTGGCAGAAAG ATCCATTCTGATGTTAAAGATCACCCAGAGCTCTACTCTCAGATTTACACCCCACATCCTGTTGTTGTGCCAGGGGGGCGCTTCAGGGAGCTCTACTACTG GGACTCCTACTGGGTCATCAACGGGCTCCTGCTGTCAGAGATGACAGATACAGCCCATGGGATGATCCAAAACTTCCTCTACCTTGTCAACAG ATATGGCTTTGTTCCAAATGGTGGGCGGATTTACTATGAAAGGCGCAGTCAGCCTCCATTCCTCACTCTAATGGTGGAGAGCTACTATCAAGCAACCAAGGATAAAGAGTTCCTCAG AGCGGCTTTACCAGTTCTGGAGGTGGAGTACCAATTCTGGATGCAGAACCGTTCTGTGGATCTAGCATTAAATGGGAAAGAGCATGTACTGAACCGGTATTATGTAGAGGTGGGCTTGCCCAG GCCTGAATCTTATACGGATGATCTGGAATTAGCTGAGGGACTCACTGATG gCAAGAAAGAGCAGCTGTGGATGGATCTGAATGCGGGTGCAGAGTCTGGTTGGGACTTTACTTCCCGTTGGTATACAGCTGATGGCGGCGACAATAGTGGCACCCTGAGAGACACGCGCACCAGTCAGATCCTGCCCGCTGACCTCAACGCTTTGCTGTGCCGCAACGAGAAAACTCTTGCGTCGTTTCATCGGCTGCTCG GTGATAGTGACTCAGCTGCAGTATACGACCAGGCTGCAGCGCGGAGGCTGGAGGCGATAGAGTCTGTGCTTTGGGATGCTGAGAGGGGAGCCTGGTTTGACTACAACCTGATGACACGCTCCAAAAACTTTGAGTTTTATCCCTCCAACCTGGGACCAATTTGGGCACAGTGTTATTCTCAGCCCGAGATGGGAGAGAAGGCGGTACAATATCTGAAG GGGAGTGGAGCTCTCCAGTTTCCCAATGGAGTTCCAACATCACTGAGAGAGTCTGGGCAGCAGTGGGACTATCCTAATGCGTGGCCACCTCTGCAGCACATGCTTATCGATG GTTTTTCCAAGCTACCTTCAGAGGATGCTAAAAAACTCGCATTCGATTTGGCCCAGCGCTGGATCAAGACAAACTGGCTGGCATACATTAAGTATGAAGCCATGTTTGAAAAG TACGATGTGAACGGAGATGGAAAACCTGGTGGTGGAGGAGAATATGAAGTTCAG CTGGGGTTTGGTTGGACCAATGGCGTGGCGCTGCAGCTCCTAGACCAATATGGGGCGACTCTCACCTCAGGAGGGAGACGTGTCTGTTCTGGCCTCCTGCTGCCCCTGGTCATCTTAGCTAGGATCATGCTTCAGTGA